From a region of the Halolamina sp. CBA1230 genome:
- a CDS encoding VOC family protein, with protein MQIDHAVVGASDQSGLVERFEAAGFAPAFGGVHDHGTTQMSVLGFPDGSYLELIGPTPDTPPSAAVFWPALLAADAGPAAWALLVDDVAERAVRHVRRGTPIDGPHHRGRERPDGTSIEWDMAFLGDDADGTAYPFLVADRTPRRFRVTPTDGLGDGPLAGVSDVVVAVEDAGAWSDRFAAGFHTPRPVPFDHEGVDGSCFDVPGTPLVLAESASHATNPRPTAFLLGTSDLDAAGESFDLVPAGDWHGRRFAWVAGFEGSIGVVEPSAGGAVSAGPLAD; from the coding sequence GTGCAGATCGACCACGCAGTCGTCGGCGCCAGTGACCAGTCCGGGCTCGTCGAGCGGTTCGAAGCCGCCGGCTTCGCCCCCGCGTTCGGCGGCGTCCACGACCACGGAACCACCCAGATGTCCGTCCTCGGCTTCCCGGACGGGAGCTACCTCGAACTCATCGGGCCGACACCCGACACGCCGCCGTCGGCGGCCGTGTTCTGGCCGGCCCTGCTCGCGGCCGACGCCGGCCCGGCGGCGTGGGCGCTGCTGGTGGACGACGTCGCCGAGCGTGCGGTCCGGCACGTCCGACGTGGAACGCCGATCGACGGCCCGCACCACCGCGGCCGGGAACGGCCCGACGGCACGTCCATCGAGTGGGACATGGCGTTCCTCGGTGACGACGCCGACGGCACCGCCTACCCGTTCCTCGTCGCGGACCGCACCCCGCGACGATTCCGCGTCACACCCACTGACGGGCTCGGAGACGGGCCGCTCGCGGGTGTCTCGGACGTCGTCGTCGCCGTCGAGGACGCGGGGGCGTGGAGCGACCGGTTCGCGGCCGGCTTCCACACGCCGCGACCGGTTCCGTTCGACCACGAGGGCGTCGACGGGAGCTGCTTCGACGTTCCGGGAACGCCGCTCGTGCTGGCGGAGTCGGCGTCACACGCGACGAACCCGCGTCCGACCGCGTTCCTGCTCGGAACGTCCGATCTCGACGCCGCGGGGGAGTCGTTCGACCTCGTACCGGCGGGCGACTGGCACGGCCGACGGTTCGCCTGGGTCGCGGGGTTCGAGGGTTCGATTGGGGTCGTCGAACCGTCCGCAGGCGGGGCGGTTTCGGCCGGTCCGCTGGCTGATTGA
- a CDS encoding DUF5799 family protein gives MSQSDWTDAIVGERMAVDQQFASEVHDSPFSNQEWGLIMTAAEFDIVDADDPDEARIVPDTSKVAGIMPEVEKMDQGMGGGPAGGGAGGDDGMFSSVKDALGVGSGDDGADPERMEEAEELLERYAERLQEHLVEKGRWEQVRIAYQE, from the coding sequence ATGAGCCAGTCAGACTGGACCGACGCCATCGTGGGCGAGCGGATGGCGGTCGACCAACAGTTCGCCTCGGAGGTACACGACTCCCCGTTCTCCAACCAGGAGTGGGGGCTGATCATGACCGCGGCGGAGTTCGATATCGTCGACGCCGACGACCCCGACGAGGCCCGGATCGTCCCGGACACCTCGAAGGTGGCGGGGATCATGCCGGAAGTCGAGAAGATGGACCAGGGCATGGGTGGCGGTCCAGCCGGCGGCGGCGCCGGCGGCGACGACGGGATGTTCTCCTCGGTGAAGGACGCGCTCGGCGTCGGCAGCGGCGATGACGGTGCCGACCCGGAGCGGATGGAGGAGGCCGAGGAGCTACTGGAGCGCTACGCCGAACGGCTCCAGGAGCACCTGGTCGAGAAAGGACGCTGGGAACAGGTCCGCATCGCGTACCAGGAGTAG
- a CDS encoding DEAD/DEAH box helicase, giving the protein MTDLSLSEFYDAVEAEGRPLLTADEFARRLDAAQADADDALSRLADQGLLERVDVENDPVVWYPTEWGELASRERVVVFPDRREIVVDRPTQYTQARLSQFAHLVDTTGTEPGTRGYLYRIRPEDVWSAPFDGVADLILAMRGVFPQRYEGLEEWVESQWKRANRFRLDTHEDGYTVLTAATDDLMGNVAMEKLDDDAIRAPISDTEAWVNEGAIANIKRTLYEAGYPVVDDRDLESGDPIDADLTTDLREYQQSWVDSFLEKQAGVLVGPPGSGKTVAALGALAAVGGETLILVPSRELAGQWREEIERHTTVDPEDVGEYHGGTKQLRPVTIATYQIAGMDRHRTLFDDREWGLIVFDEAHHVPAPVFRRSAALQSKHRLGLTATPVRESDDETDIYTLIGPPLGTDWSALFDAGFVAEPEVELRYLPWDDELAENEYASADGRERHQLAATNPRKVEEIERLLAEHDGKALVFVDYLDQGEAIADELDAAFVSGETPHHRRERLFESFRTGDREALVVSRVGDEGIDLPNAELAVVASGLGGSRRQGAQRAGRTMRPVGRAEVVVLATHGTREEEFARKQMRHLAEKGVRVHETVVGDDTGEPSGAEGEASGDDATPE; this is encoded by the coding sequence ATGACTGATCTCTCCCTCTCGGAGTTCTACGACGCCGTCGAGGCAGAGGGCCGGCCGCTGCTCACGGCGGACGAGTTCGCCCGCCGCCTCGACGCTGCCCAGGCCGACGCCGACGACGCGCTCTCCCGCCTCGCCGACCAGGGGCTGCTCGAACGCGTCGACGTGGAGAACGACCCCGTGGTCTGGTACCCGACGGAGTGGGGCGAACTCGCCTCCCGGGAGCGCGTAGTCGTGTTCCCCGACCGCCGGGAGATCGTCGTCGACCGCCCGACCCAGTACACCCAGGCCCGCCTCTCGCAGTTCGCCCACCTCGTCGACACCACCGGCACCGAACCCGGCACCCGCGGCTACCTCTACCGCATCCGCCCCGAGGACGTCTGGTCCGCCCCCTTCGACGGCGTCGCCGACCTGATCCTCGCGATGCGGGGGGTGTTCCCCCAGCGCTACGAGGGGCTGGAGGAGTGGGTCGAGAGCCAGTGGAAGCGTGCCAACCGCTTCCGCCTCGACACCCACGAGGACGGTTACACCGTCCTCACCGCGGCGACCGACGACCTGATGGGCAACGTCGCGATGGAGAAACTCGACGACGACGCGATCCGAGCACCCATCTCCGACACCGAAGCGTGGGTCAACGAGGGCGCGATCGCGAACATCAAACGCACGCTGTACGAGGCGGGCTACCCCGTCGTCGACGACCGCGACCTCGAATCCGGCGATCCCATCGACGCCGACCTCACGACTGACCTCCGGGAGTACCAACAGTCCTGGGTTGACAGCTTCCTCGAGAAGCAGGCCGGCGTGCTCGTAGGACCGCCGGGGTCCGGGAAGACCGTCGCCGCACTGGGCGCGCTCGCGGCGGTCGGCGGCGAGACGCTGATCCTCGTCCCCTCGCGCGAACTCGCCGGGCAGTGGCGCGAGGAGATCGAACGCCACACCACCGTCGACCCCGAAGACGTCGGCGAGTACCACGGCGGCACGAAGCAGCTCCGCCCGGTCACGATCGCCACCTACCAGATCGCGGGGATGGACCGCCACCGGACGCTGTTCGACGACCGCGAGTGGGGGCTGATCGTGTTCGACGAGGCCCACCACGTCCCGGCGCCGGTGTTCAGACGGTCCGCCGCGCTCCAGAGCAAACACCGCCTCGGCCTCACCGCCACGCCCGTCCGGGAGAGCGACGACGAGACGGACATCTACACCCTGATCGGCCCGCCGCTAGGGACGGACTGGTCGGCGCTGTTCGACGCCGGCTTCGTCGCCGAGCCGGAGGTCGAACTCCGCTACCTCCCGTGGGACGACGAGCTAGCCGAGAACGAGTACGCCAGCGCCGACGGCCGCGAGCGCCACCAGCTCGCCGCCACCAACCCCCGAAAAGTCGAGGAGATCGAACGCCTGCTCGCCGAGCACGACGGGAAGGCGCTGGTGTTCGTCGACTACCTCGACCAGGGCGAGGCGATCGCCGACGAACTCGACGCCGCGTTCGTCTCCGGCGAGACGCCACACCACCGCCGCGAGCGCCTGTTCGAATCGTTCCGCACGGGCGACCGCGAGGCGCTGGTGGTCTCCCGCGTCGGCGACGAGGGGATCGACCTCCCGAACGCCGAACTCGCGGTCGTCGCGTCGGGTCTCGGTGGCTCCCGCCGACAGGGCGCCCAGCGCGCGGGCCGCACCATGCGCCCGGTCGGGCGCGCGGAGGTGGTCGTGCTCGCGACCCACGGCACCCGCGAGGAGGAGTTCGCCCGCAAACAGATGCGCCACCTCGCGGAGAAAGGCGTCCGCGTCCACGAGACGGTCGTCGGCGACGACACTGGGGAACCGAGTGGGGCCGAGGGGGAAGCGAGCGGTGACGACGCGACGCCGGAGTAG
- a CDS encoding DUF5779 family protein — translation MSDFGLDLTRAEEELDDDGTAGEVVLGVLDGGTDDEEWIDAVRSGNVLVLDVAGDLNALAAGFAREIRADGGSLTHYRGFLIVTPPGVDIDTDRL, via the coding sequence ATGAGCGATTTCGGCCTCGACCTCACCCGCGCGGAGGAGGAGCTCGACGACGACGGGACGGCGGGGGAGGTGGTACTGGGGGTGCTTGACGGCGGGACCGACGACGAGGAGTGGATCGACGCCGTCCGGTCGGGCAACGTGCTCGTCCTCGACGTGGCGGGCGACCTGAACGCGCTGGCCGCGGGGTTCGCCCGGGAGATCCGGGCCGACGGCGGGTCGCTGACCCACTACCGGGGGTTCCTGATCGTGACGCCGCCCGGCGTCGACATCGACACCGACAGGCTGTGA
- a CDS encoding aldehyde ferredoxin oxidoreductase C-terminal domain-containing protein: protein MLHAEGPMLTVDVGDRSARSVDIDDVLERTIGGRATATALAHDRIPFDADPFGPENRAYLSTGPMQMSRTSFTGRMNMTGLSPLTDGLVSTNAGGYLSRNFVGAGLSVLELVGEGDELLAIHVTDGPEGPEVEFEEVPELEGAETSRVSGYMESHHDLGPENCIAIGPAGENRVRFASVMTFDSRAFGRGGIGAVLGSKNVKCVTFEGDSAPEIEIPDPPAMDIHREAATSDDLMRRQGTTGNTEFINDNFSIPTRYFDEYEFESIEGIGGDAVEEKKYKKGACSQCAYACKLPTRDEERGVETEGPEFETVYSFGSCQGVGDIVDVMISNELCDQLGMDTISAGVTVAAYLKSEEEFGNADLAHETLEKIAHREGVGDLLAEGVDRCHEELGVGNYTVKGLEFAAHDGRTLHGQGLSYAVANRGADHMYGGMLGLEYSGEVDPEGTLGKAETLVGLENHNVVRDSGVICAFGGDYMTDERLEQLFGVEYERLQEIGATAVERERHFNNKRGKDVADDDLPYEIPNLAEAVQQYYEARGWNEDGTVPDADVDSVAPASADD from the coding sequence ATGTTACACGCGGAGGGGCCGATGCTCACCGTCGACGTCGGCGATCGGAGCGCCCGGTCCGTCGACATCGACGACGTCCTCGAACGCACCATCGGCGGGCGCGCGACCGCGACCGCGCTGGCCCACGACCGCATCCCGTTCGACGCCGACCCGTTCGGTCCGGAGAACCGGGCGTACCTCTCGACGGGGCCGATGCAGATGAGCCGGACCTCCTTCACGGGCCGGATGAACATGACCGGCCTCTCGCCGCTGACCGACGGCCTCGTCTCCACCAACGCCGGCGGCTACCTCTCCCGGAACTTCGTCGGCGCGGGGCTCTCCGTGCTCGAACTCGTCGGGGAGGGCGACGAACTGCTCGCGATCCACGTCACCGACGGCCCGGAGGGGCCGGAGGTCGAGTTCGAGGAAGTCCCCGAACTCGAGGGCGCCGAGACCAGCCGCGTCTCGGGGTATATGGAGAGCCACCACGACCTCGGCCCGGAGAACTGCATCGCGATCGGCCCCGCCGGCGAGAACCGCGTCCGGTTCGCGTCGGTGATGACGTTCGACTCCCGGGCGTTCGGCCGCGGCGGCATCGGCGCCGTGCTCGGGTCGAAGAACGTGAAATGTGTCACCTTCGAGGGCGACTCCGCCCCCGAGATCGAGATCCCCGACCCGCCCGCGATGGATATCCACCGCGAGGCCGCGACCAGCGACGACCTGATGCGCCGGCAGGGGACGACGGGGAACACGGAGTTCATCAACGACAACTTCTCGATCCCGACGCGGTACTTCGACGAGTACGAGTTCGAGAGCATCGAGGGGATCGGCGGCGACGCCGTCGAGGAGAAGAAGTACAAGAAAGGCGCCTGCTCGCAGTGTGCCTACGCCTGCAAGCTCCCCACGAGAGACGAGGAGCGCGGCGTCGAGACCGAGGGGCCGGAGTTCGAGACGGTGTACTCCTTCGGCAGCTGTCAGGGCGTCGGCGACATCGTCGACGTGATGATCTCGAACGAGCTCTGTGACCAGCTCGGGATGGACACCATCTCCGCGGGCGTCACGGTCGCGGCGTACCTCAAAAGCGAGGAGGAGTTCGGGAACGCAGATCTCGCCCACGAGACGCTGGAGAAGATCGCCCACCGCGAGGGGGTCGGCGACCTGCTCGCCGAGGGGGTCGACCGCTGTCACGAGGAACTAGGGGTCGGCAACTACACCGTGAAGGGGCTGGAGTTCGCGGCCCACGACGGCCGCACGCTCCACGGCCAGGGGCTCTCCTACGCGGTCGCGAACCGCGGCGCCGACCACATGTACGGCGGGATGCTCGGGCTGGAGTACTCCGGCGAGGTCGACCCCGAGGGGACGCTGGGCAAGGCCGAGACGCTCGTCGGCCTCGAGAACCACAACGTCGTCCGGGACTCCGGGGTGATCTGTGCGTTCGGCGGCGACTACATGACCGACGAACGCCTCGAACAGCTGTTCGGCGTCGAGTACGAACGGCTCCAGGAGATCGGCGCCACGGCTGTCGAACGCGAACGTCACTTCAACAACAAGCGCGGCAAGGACGTCGCGGACGACGACCTCCCCTACGAGATCCCGAATCTCGCCGAGGCCGTCCAGCAGTACTACGAGGCCCGCGGCTGGAACGAGGACGGCACCGTGCCGGACGCCGACGTGGACTCGGTCGCGCCCGCCAGCGCGGACGACTGA
- a CDS encoding DMT family transporter — protein sequence MSLAAVEERVPPMAALAVAVVAVSTSAILIRWSAAPSVVKAFYRVLFTTAFLLPWALGRYRGEFRTMELRDLGVAGLTGVALALHFASWFESLNHTSVAASVTLVQSQPLFVALGAWALLDERLTRRMLVGIFVALVGAATMSLGDPLLATLGIGSAEGLGGTSTYGNALALVGAVCAAAYVLAGRSLRQRVSLVPYVVVVYVACSVVLLAIAIGQNAPLVDYRTREWLLFLGMAVGPGIFGHTVINWALAHVESGVVSVSLLGEPVGSTLLAMLLLPGEIPTPTTIVGGAVVLLGIYLTADARSHD from the coding sequence GTGTCCCTCGCCGCCGTCGAGGAGCGCGTGCCGCCGATGGCCGCGCTGGCCGTCGCCGTCGTCGCCGTCAGCACCAGCGCCATCCTGATCCGCTGGTCGGCCGCGCCGAGCGTCGTGAAAGCGTTCTACCGCGTGCTGTTCACGACCGCGTTCCTGCTGCCGTGGGCGCTCGGCCGCTACCGCGGCGAGTTCCGGACGATGGAGCTGCGTGATCTGGGGGTCGCGGGCCTCACCGGCGTCGCGCTCGCGCTGCATTTCGCCTCGTGGTTCGAGAGCCTGAACCACACCTCCGTCGCCGCCAGCGTGACGCTGGTCCAGAGCCAGCCGCTGTTCGTCGCCCTCGGCGCGTGGGCGCTGCTCGACGAACGGCTCACCCGTCGGATGCTCGTCGGCATCTTCGTCGCGCTGGTCGGCGCCGCCACGATGTCGCTGGGCGACCCGCTGCTGGCGACGCTCGGGATCGGTAGCGCGGAGGGGCTCGGGGGAACGAGCACGTACGGCAACGCGCTCGCGCTCGTCGGCGCCGTCTGTGCCGCCGCGTACGTGCTCGCCGGCCGGTCGCTCCGCCAGCGCGTCTCGCTCGTCCCCTACGTGGTCGTGGTGTACGTCGCCTGCTCGGTCGTCCTGCTCGCGATCGCCATTGGGCAGAACGCCCCGCTTGTCGACTACCGAACGCGGGAGTGGCTCCTCTTTCTCGGAATGGCGGTCGGGCCAGGGATCTTCGGCCACACCGTGATCAACTGGGCGCTGGCCCACGTCGAGTCCGGCGTCGTCTCGGTCAGCCTGCTCGGCGAACCGGTGGGGAGCACGCTGCTCGCGATGCTACTGCTCCCCGGCGAGATCCCCACGCCGACGACTATCGTCGGCGGGGCGGTCGTCCTGCTCGGGATCTACCTCACCGCGGACGCTCGGAGCCATGACTGA
- a CDS encoding ubiquitin-like small modifier protein 1, producing the protein MNVDCKLFGPFRDDAGVEDVGGEYDPGTTVGALLRGLEAEYPSLEGRIVDEEGGTTEGSTVVTVDGKNVKHLDGLDTELDDGDTVRIVPSVYGG; encoded by the coding sequence ATGAACGTCGACTGCAAACTGTTCGGCCCGTTCCGCGACGACGCCGGCGTCGAGGACGTCGGTGGCGAGTACGACCCCGGGACGACCGTCGGGGCGCTCCTACGGGGCCTGGAGGCCGAGTACCCCAGTCTCGAGGGGCGGATCGTCGACGAGGAGGGCGGAACCACCGAGGGATCGACGGTCGTGACGGTCGACGGGAAGAACGTGAAACACCTCGACGGGCTCGATACGGAACTCGACGACGGCGACACAGTGCGGATCGTGCCGTCGGTGTACGGCGGGTAG
- a CDS encoding TATA-box-binding protein, translating into MSSPADSIEIQNVVASTGIGQELDLEALAEDLPGADFNPDNFPGLVYRTQSPKAAALIFRSGKIVCTGAKSIDDVHEALGIIFEKLRDLTIPVEDDPEITVQNIVSSADLGHNLNLNALAIGLGLEDVEYEPEQFPGLVYRMDEPDVVILLFGSGKIVITGGKRTEDAQEAVEQIVERIEGLGLLS; encoded by the coding sequence ATGAGCTCGCCGGCAGACTCAATCGAGATCCAGAACGTGGTCGCATCGACGGGTATCGGGCAGGAGCTCGACCTGGAAGCGTTGGCGGAGGACCTCCCGGGTGCCGACTTCAACCCCGACAACTTCCCCGGTCTCGTCTACCGGACGCAGAGTCCGAAGGCGGCGGCGCTGATCTTCCGCTCCGGGAAGATCGTGTGCACGGGCGCGAAAAGCATCGACGACGTCCACGAGGCGCTGGGCATCATCTTCGAGAAGCTCCGTGACCTCACCATCCCGGTCGAGGACGATCCGGAGATCACCGTCCAGAACATCGTCTCCAGCGCCGACCTGGGACACAACCTCAACCTCAACGCGCTCGCGATCGGCCTCGGTCTCGAGGACGTGGAGTACGAGCCCGAGCAGTTCCCCGGCCTCGTCTACCGCATGGACGAGCCCGACGTGGTGATCCTGCTGTTCGGCTCGGGGAAGATCGTCATCACCGGCGGGAAGCGCACCGAGGACGCACAGGAAGCCGTCGAGCAGATCGTCGAGCGAATCGAGGGACTGGGCCTGCTGAGCTGA
- a CDS encoding redox-regulated ATPase YchF — MSYRIGLVGKPSVGKSTLFNAATMNDVPEGAYPFTTIDPSVGEAYVRVACAAPEFDEACTPSVGYCDDGTRFVPVKLVDVAGLIPGAHEGNGLGNQFLADLNETDVLVHVVDFSGETDLEGEATEGHDPREDIAFLENEIDMWYLDVLEKGIERHLSGYHGGDGDVEEALGEQMDAFGIVAEEIKQIILGQGIGFDPEAWDDDEREELAREIRKRTKPIVIAANKMDTPAAQENWAEITDEAQYDHLDFVPVSAHAEKSLKKADDAGVVDYTPGESDFQIVGDVSDEQEEGLEQIREFVGEYDGTGVQDALETALFETLGCIGVFPGSANGSKDEKGVFRDCFVLPEGGTVEEFAYTIHSDVGDGLLHGIDCRSGRQVGSDHELAHRDVVEIVTTG; from the coding sequence ATGAGCTATCGGATCGGACTCGTCGGCAAGCCCTCCGTGGGGAAGTCGACGCTGTTCAACGCCGCGACGATGAACGACGTGCCGGAGGGCGCGTACCCGTTCACGACCATCGACCCCAGCGTGGGCGAGGCGTACGTGCGCGTGGCGTGTGCGGCCCCGGAGTTCGACGAGGCGTGCACCCCGAGCGTGGGCTACTGTGACGACGGCACCCGGTTCGTCCCGGTCAAACTCGTCGACGTGGCCGGCCTCATCCCCGGCGCCCACGAGGGGAACGGGCTGGGGAACCAGTTCCTCGCGGACCTGAACGAGACGGACGTGCTGGTCCACGTCGTCGACTTCTCCGGCGAGACCGACCTCGAGGGCGAAGCCACCGAGGGCCACGACCCGCGCGAGGACATCGCGTTCCTCGAGAACGAGATCGACATGTGGTATCTCGACGTGCTGGAGAAGGGGATCGAACGCCACCTCTCGGGCTACCACGGCGGCGACGGGGACGTGGAGGAGGCGCTCGGCGAACAGATGGACGCCTTTGGCATCGTCGCCGAGGAGATCAAGCAGATCATCCTCGGGCAGGGGATCGGTTTCGACCCCGAGGCGTGGGACGACGACGAGCGCGAGGAACTGGCCCGGGAGATCCGCAAGCGCACCAAGCCGATCGTGATCGCCGCGAACAAGATGGACACGCCCGCCGCCCAGGAGAACTGGGCCGAGATCACCGACGAGGCGCAGTACGACCACCTCGACTTCGTCCCCGTCAGCGCCCACGCCGAGAAGTCCCTGAAGAAGGCGGACGACGCCGGCGTCGTCGACTACACGCCCGGCGAGTCCGACTTCCAGATCGTCGGCGACGTGAGTGACGAGCAGGAAGAAGGGCTCGAGCAGATCCGCGAGTTCGTCGGCGAGTACGACGGTACCGGCGTGCAGGACGCACTGGAGACCGCGCTGTTCGAGACGCTGGGCTGTATCGGCGTGTTCCCCGGCAGTGCCAACGGGTCGAAAGACGAGAAGGGCGTGTTCCGGGACTGCTTCGTCCTCCCCGAGGGTGGCACCGTCGAGGAGTTCGCGTACACGATCCACTCCGACGTGGGCGACGGTCTGCTCCACGGGATCGACTGCCGTTCGGGCCGGCAGGTCGGGTCGGACCACGAGCTCGCCCACCGCGACGTGGTCGAGATCGTGACGACGGGCTGA
- a CDS encoding carotenoid biosynthesis protein yields the protein MTDTAFADGRDSPLDEPTARRYVATQVGLFPLTLAHAVLTWPRPEVLALFGGGIAVAFVAEAPAIRAGLFTHYLRPKLAGVPVSILLAWSAVVYLAVRAASLLVDGPVAVAGVAAVLATLADAAVEPSAVRDGAWEYAETIPGPRVREVPWWNAAGWLGVVFVTALLPTLV from the coding sequence ATGACTGACACAGCCTTCGCCGACGGCCGCGACAGCCCCCTCGACGAGCCGACGGCCCGGCGCTACGTCGCCACGCAGGTCGGCCTGTTCCCCCTCACGCTCGCCCACGCAGTCCTGACGTGGCCGCGTCCCGAGGTGCTCGCGCTGTTCGGCGGCGGAATCGCGGTCGCGTTCGTCGCGGAGGCGCCGGCGATCCGCGCGGGGCTGTTCACCCACTACCTCCGCCCGAAACTGGCGGGCGTCCCCGTTTCGATCCTACTCGCGTGGTCCGCAGTCGTCTACCTCGCGGTCCGTGCGGCGTCGCTGCTCGTCGACGGCCCCGTCGCAGTCGCCGGGGTCGCGGCGGTGCTGGCGACGCTCGCGGACGCGGCCGTCGAACCCAGTGCCGTCCGCGACGGTGCGTGGGAGTACGCCGAAACCATCCCGGGCCCACGCGTGCGCGAGGTACCGTGGTGGAACGCCGCGGGCTGGCTGGGCGTGGTGTTCGTGACGGCACTGCTGCCGACCCTCGTGTGA
- a CDS encoding SRPBCC family protein, which produces MPTYTRRTRVDAPLSAVWVFHSRVDGLEALTPGFVNLEVGEVRGPDGEPDPEVLMQGSEIEMSLRPFGVGPRQRWTSVITDREEGNGVAWFRDEMRDGPFPRWKHTHRFRADGDGTVIEDRVVYQLPLGGFGKALGPLGIVGFEPMFRYRHRRTKELLE; this is translated from the coding sequence ATGCCGACGTACACACGCCGCACCCGCGTCGACGCCCCGCTCTCAGCGGTCTGGGTGTTCCACTCCCGGGTCGACGGGCTGGAGGCGCTCACACCCGGGTTCGTGAACCTCGAAGTCGGCGAAGTCCGTGGCCCCGACGGGGAGCCGGATCCGGAGGTGCTGATGCAGGGCAGCGAGATCGAGATGTCGCTGCGGCCGTTCGGCGTCGGGCCGCGCCAGCGCTGGACCTCGGTCATCACCGACCGCGAGGAGGGCAACGGCGTCGCGTGGTTCCGCGACGAGATGCGCGACGGCCCGTTCCCGCGCTGGAAACACACCCACCGCTTCCGCGCCGACGGCGACGGCACCGTGATCGAGGACCGCGTCGTCTACCAGCTCCCGCTGGGCGGCTTCGGGAAGGCGCTCGGTCCGCTGGGCATCGTCGGCTTCGAGCCGATGTTCCGGTACCGCCACCGGCGGACGAAGGAGCTGCTGGAGTAG
- a CDS encoding erythromycin esterase family protein, which produces MTNDTTDTTSTAQSDKPVTTPAVRAGLRAHAHELGTCDPTIDLAPDALPAGIDDAAVVALGEGTHGTREFFRLKHRLLRWLVTEAGVRTFAMEANAPEARALDEYVVHGRGDPETGLAGLYFWTWQIEAVLALVEWLRRFNEGRPLDDRVRFRGFDAQYTQGAVDALLAQSGDELSPDAEADLELIGDDGTRPVQDDRARERIDAAARVVPRVRETLGNGDRAHWLDVIEQATAYKRTLLDWADADDGSDAESAAMADVLRVRDRAMAENVEWIEQRADGPVALWAHDAHANRDRHAVRGSAVAAPSMGSHLAERYSDDYYAVGLAFARGSFQAVDATGEGRGLTSFTLRDPLPGTVESAIDGAGIGTAMLDIRGASEDPRLTDWLSARRERFSVGATYDGDPEGYLTGYSLSEAFDALCFVPETTRARPLSD; this is translated from the coding sequence ATGACGAACGACACCACCGACACGACTTCGACTGCACAGAGCGACAAACCAGTGACCACGCCCGCGGTCCGTGCAGGCCTCCGCGCACACGCACACGAACTCGGTACCTGTGACCCCACGATCGACCTCGCACCCGACGCGCTCCCCGCGGGGATCGACGACGCCGCGGTCGTCGCGCTCGGGGAGGGGACCCACGGCACGCGGGAGTTCTTCCGCCTCAAGCATCGACTGCTGCGCTGGCTCGTGACCGAGGCGGGCGTCCGGACGTTCGCCATGGAGGCCAACGCCCCCGAGGCGCGGGCGCTCGACGAGTACGTCGTCCACGGCCGGGGCGATCCGGAAACGGGGCTCGCAGGCCTCTACTTCTGGACGTGGCAGATCGAGGCGGTACTCGCCCTGGTCGAGTGGCTCCGACGCTTCAACGAGGGGCGACCGCTCGACGATCGGGTTCGGTTCCGGGGGTTCGACGCCCAGTACACGCAGGGCGCCGTCGACGCGCTGCTGGCGCAGTCCGGCGACGAACTCTCCCCCGACGCCGAGGCCGACCTCGAACTGATCGGCGACGACGGAACTCGCCCCGTACAGGACGACCGCGCTCGGGAGCGGATCGACGCCGCGGCGAGGGTCGTCCCGCGAGTTCGTGAGACGCTCGGGAACGGTGACCGAGCCCACTGGCTCGACGTGATCGAGCAGGCGACGGCGTACAAACGGACGCTGCTCGACTGGGCGGACGCCGACGACGGCAGCGACGCCGAGTCGGCGGCGATGGCGGACGTGCTCCGGGTTCGGGACCGGGCGATGGCCGAGAACGTCGAGTGGATCGAGCAACGGGCCGACGGGCCGGTCGCTCTCTGGGCCCACGACGCGCACGCCAACCGCGATCGTCACGCAGTCCGCGGTTCCGCGGTCGCCGCGCCGTCGATGGGCAGCCACCTCGCCGAGCGATACAGCGACGACTACTACGCTGTCGGGCTCGCGTTCGCCCGCGGCTCGTTCCAGGCGGTCGACGCGACCGGCGAGGGGCGGGGGCTCACGTCGTTCACGCTCCGGGACCCGCTGCCGGGGACCGTCGAGTCAGCGATCGACGGCGCCGGGATCGGGACTGCGATGCTCGACATCCGTGGTGCGAGCGAGGACCCGCGACTCACGGACTGGCTCTCGGCACGGCGAGAACGGTTCTCGGTCGGGGCGACGTACGACGGCGATCCCGAGGGGTACCTGACCGGGTACTCGCTGAGTGAGGCGTTCGACGCGCTGTGTTTCGTCCCGGAGACGACGCGGGCGCGGCCGCTCTCAGACTAG